One Oscillospiraceae bacterium genomic window carries:
- a CDS encoding L-threonylcarbamoyladenylate synthase yields MNFNKKSKKIGWAEKLLDKMAQNKKYKTEIVSADDAGVVKAEKLLSSGQVVAVATETVYGLAASAFHDGAVKKIFIAKERPGNNPLIVHVTTLNMVYPLVVEVPPKLNKLAEKFWPGPLTIVMKKSGLIPLIVTGGLDTVAIRMPSHPSIRKLIDVCGYPLAAPSANSSGKPSPTTAQHVFDDLNGKIPLILDGGTCEVGVESTVVSLAGEKPVLLRPGAITLEQLQSVLGKVEVAKGVNEAPAADSAPLSPGMSYRHYSPKAKVTLVVGSEDAYLKYLSENNLSENVFALCFGHEGEKSGLPYLSLGEFEDSVAAQHNLFSALRMADEKGASQVIARCPKKDGEWYALFNRLQRSAGFEVIEL; encoded by the coding sequence ATGAACTTTAATAAGAAAAGCAAAAAAATCGGGTGGGCGGAAAAACTGCTCGATAAAATGGCTCAAAACAAAAAGTATAAAACCGAAATCGTCTCCGCCGACGACGCGGGAGTCGTAAAGGCTGAAAAACTGCTCTCGTCCGGTCAGGTGGTCGCGGTGGCGACCGAGACGGTCTACGGACTCGCGGCCTCGGCGTTTCACGACGGCGCGGTCAAAAAGATTTTTATCGCCAAGGAACGCCCCGGAAATAACCCTTTGATCGTACACGTCACGACATTGAATATGGTATATCCGCTGGTCGTCGAAGTCCCGCCCAAACTCAATAAGCTGGCGGAGAAGTTTTGGCCCGGCCCGCTGACTATCGTGATGAAGAAAAGCGGTCTGATACCGCTTATTGTGACCGGAGGGCTCGATACCGTCGCCATCCGGATGCCGTCGCACCCGTCGATCCGCAAATTGATCGATGTCTGCGGTTATCCTTTGGCTGCCCCGTCGGCGAACAGCAGCGGAAAGCCGTCTCCGACAACCGCGCAGCATGTGTTCGACGATCTGAACGGGAAAATCCCGCTGATTTTGGACGGCGGCACTTGCGAAGTCGGCGTCGAGTCGACTGTGGTTTCTTTGGCGGGCGAGAAGCCGGTTTTGCTGCGCCCGGGCGCGATCACACTGGAGCAGTTGCAATCGGTTCTGGGTAAGGTGGAAGTGGCAAAGGGCGTCAACGAGGCCCCCGCCGCCGACTCCGCTCCGCTTTCCCCCGGCATGAGCTATCGCCACTACAGCCCCAAGGCCAAAGTGACGCTGGTGGTCGGCAGCGAGGACGCCTATTTAAAATACTTATCGGAAAACAATCTGAGCGAAAACGTCTTTGCGCTTTGTTTCGGGCACGAAGGGGAAAAGAGCGGGCTGCCGTATCTCTCGCTCGGTGAATTCGAGGACAGCGTCGCCGCACAGCATAACCTATTCTCGGCTCTGCGCATGGCCGACGAAAAAGGTGCTTCACAAGTCATCGCGCGCTGCCCGAAAAAAGATGGCGAGTGGTATGCGCTGTTCAATCGGTTACAGCGTTCAGCCGGATTTGAGGTTATAGAGTTATGA